Proteins from a single region of Eremothecium gossypii ATCC 10895 chromosome VI, complete sequence:
- a CDS encoding elongation of very long chain fatty acids protein (Syntenic homolog of Saccharomyces cerevisiae YCR034W (FEN1) and YJL196C (ELO1)), with product MLSVMKESLAKVLDQYPVLEDYVPTLDRPFMNISLWDHFDKSVAWLSNGKFVPHEFHFIPGQLPLSELPQVLAAIATYYVVIFGGRALLQKSEPFKLNVLFQLHNLFLTTVSLGILLLMVEQLVPILARHGLFYAICNIGAWTQPMVTLYYMNYIVKYIEFIDTVFLVLKHKKLTFLHTYHHGATALLCYTQLMGTTSISWVPITLNLAVHVVMYWYYFLAARGIRVWWKEWVTRFQIIQFVLDIGFIYFATYTKLAYDYFPQLLHCGNCVGSAAATFSGCAIISSYLFLFIAFYIEVYRRKGSKKSRVVKRVRGGVAAKVNEYVNIDVDTTGTPSPSPKPKQRKARSNKH from the coding sequence ATGCTCAGTGTTATGAAAGAATCACTCGCTAAGGTATTGGATCAATATCCGGTACTCGAAGACTATGTTCCTACTCTGGATCGGCCATTTATGAACATATCCCTTTGGGACCACTTCGACAAGTCTGTTGCATGGTTGAGCAATGGGAAGTTTGTTCCTCACGAGTTCCACTTCATCCCTGGGCAATTGCCATTGAGCGAGCTGCCACAGGTGCTTGCGGCCATCGCGACATACTATGTGGTTATTTTTGGCGGCAGAGCATTGCTGCAGAAGAGCGAGCCATTTAAGCTTAATGTTTTGTTCCAACTGCACAACCTGTTTTTGACTACCGTATCCCTCGGTATTCTTCTTCTGATGGTGGAGCAGCTTGTTCCGATTCTTGCGCGGCATGGTCTTTTCTACGCTATCTGCAACATTGGTGCATGGACCCAGCCAATGGTTACGCTGTACTACATGAACTACATCGTGAAATATATTGAGTTTATTGACACCGTCTTTCTGGTCTTGAAGCACAAGAAGCTTACTTTCTTGCATACCTACCACCACGGCGCTACCGCACTATTGTGCTACACGCAACTAATGGGCACCACTTCCATTTCGTGGGTGCCTATTACACTTAACCTTGCCGTGCACGTTGTGATGTACTGGTATTACTTCCTTGCTGCTCGTGGTATCAGAGTCTGGTGGAAGGAGTGGGTGACACGGTTCCAGATTATTCAGTTTGTCCTTGACATTGGGTTCATCTACTTTGCTACTTACACCAAGTTGGCCTATGACTACTTTCCTCAATTGCTACACTGTGGTAACTGCGTGGGCTCTGCTGCAGCTACCTTTTCAGGCTGTGCCATCATCTCCTCCTATTTGTTCTTATTTATCGCCTTCTACATTGAGGTTTACAGAAGAAAGGGTAGCAAGAAGTCGAGAGTGGTGAAACGTGTCCGCGGTGGTGTGGCTGCTAAGGTCAACGAATATGTAAATATCGACGTGGATACCACAGGCACCCCCTCTCCATCTCCAAAGCCTAAGCAAAGGAAGGCCAGATCCAACAAGCATTAA
- the SNT1 gene encoding Snt1p (Syntenic homolog of Saccharomyces cerevisiae YCR033W (SNT1)): protein MMPLSQRLGEKKRYHYSGNSRHQSYTRGGAQGHGTGLYHHGVAVTGPGAPPLPSADARSSRYEPNVPMNKNFPTRSGSRYNPEQPAAAPMPWSGVEATSRYSGASQSGHSRYNPQPGVPPQTAPSATGSSYHGVGLHGNHHGSLARHKQRTGGSDEIYDSSTVSAAYGPRVAKWRDSSSIPSSSSFSNVGSQAQLDYDGSNFAVPQSSSKPYWRSSSAGSSGTKHYRNSYYNTKYGYQVKYGSNEGIDDRYEMPMAKKNFDKQHSLGSSLINSVPMTTKKVEKRVAYDHKRIDLKFEDESILYESENESARSVEPQNPPQNDFKSSTKSSDYDAAHRMSTDMSSTDTSGLAVSPSFPYSTKDGDSDNEVDDANDMELCRQAGNGSPLSANITTDAHEGTCFDAYVDPLSQYPHIPRSLPEPTPYPEPRIPVEGCIFPMQEPNMKLWILKNLTREERIAKQKYLLQTPIRTLSEYPFMSQNILVHEQAVRPLLVSYLSTLKHNRRVKDVLLKKRFLELQRDWESKCEKMDKMSERVRNQDYLEKRRREEEARQREEEQRDQKDNHGSGLSRRRNRADFVDDAEIESVLLQIDPDYKHHQLAASIPPMILDPIGRYSLKFKDVNNLVTDKDAWASRVLTDAIDTFSPTEHDMFVDAYLSYPKRFGKICAYMGGFRSPQECVLHYYRTKKAVNYKKLIVEKNKKRKVSNVKRRKEKEKERSKQKNDTPEAEELTSLNNGIEEAYHDKGKPKVIMEQVEIKVDNNNIDNDDNNTNDTTNNDYDYDLAARSRSSVNDFGGKVETQNHDHFPNENENIITDTASTNMEPTPNDVAVNENTTEDEEDYPRNLEAAPHDVVASVQPTENKEETNKKRPLDECKSEGADTSLLERQLSFTGSDLARDHVQMVKSDSKEAVTDDSDTSSKVIKKKTKHGESNHRSSYWSVRESDLFPSLLKQYGSQWHLISEKLGTKSTTMVRNYYQRKAAAKGWQPLLEQGNAVFARMQEGQSPTGTSVNVENDSPAGDGMSLPQAPALGYFNISKAAASAGTFSNIRAASHDLSSGYEPPVPAATSNHPGISSHQNSVPERKSPSNSLSTSTPPTLKLTSAAPISSVQHSVHFNPETQKLEPHAFDVSRRSSIRSILNDNCATVSQKAASPGPRKIDTANANVIIQELRTSAFGTTAPQTNPHFPLPPHMQKQTSWGSISSILNNAQPISPAAPKLPVPHQGKPPALNLMAHKVSDRGPLAHTLPPVLPSVAHSVAHSVSLPSHTSAFNFASDPLAALAAVASAPEALGLLSTDSAPDVKNNADPRSASSHK from the coding sequence ATGATGCCTTTGTCGCAGCGATTGGGCGAAAAGAAGAGGTATCATTATAGTGGCAACTCACGACACCAGTCGTACACGCGAGGCGGCGCGCAAGGCCATGGGACAGGGCTCTATCACCACGGAGTAGCTGTGACAGGGCCAGGGGCGCCGCCACTGCCGAGCGCGGACGCGCGATCGTCGCGGTACGAGCCGAACGTGCCGATGAACAAGAATTTTCCCACGAGGAGCGGGAGCAGGTATAATCCAGAACAGCCTGCCGCGGCGCCGATGCCGTGGAGTGGAGTGGAGGCGACTTCAAGGTACTCCGGGGCATCCCAGAGCGGCCACAGCCGATACAATCCGCAGCCGGGTGTTCCTCCTCAGACTGCTCCCAGTGCGACTGGGAGCTCGTACCACGGCGTTGGGCTTCATGGAAACCACCACGGGAGCTTAGCGAGGCATAAGCAACGCACAGGGGGCTCGGATGAGATTTACGACAGCAGCACGGTTTCCGCTGCCTATGGACCGCGTGTAGCCAAGTGGAGAGACTCTAGCTCGATACCTTCCTCCTCATCTTTTTCGAATGTTGGCAGCCAGGCCCAACTTGACTATGATGGCAGTAACTTCGCCGTGCCGCAGTCCTCATCCAAGCCATATTGGAGGTCTAGCAGTGCCGGTAGTTCTGGTACGAAGCATTATCGCAACTCTTATTATAATACAAAGTATGGCTACCAGGTGAAGTATGGTTCGAACGAAGGGATAGATGATAGATACGAAATGCCCATGGCTAAGAAGAACTTTGATAAGCAGCATTCCTTGGGCTCTAGCTTGATAAACTCCGTGCCAATGACGACAAAGAAGGTTGAAAAAAGAGTCGCGTATGATCACAAACGGATAGATCTCAAGTTCGAAGATGAGTCCATTCTGTACGAAAGTGAAAACGAATCTGCAAGGTCAGTAGAGCCACAGAATCCTCCGCAGAATGACTTTAAATCCTCCACGAAGTCATCGGACTATGATGCGGCCCACCGCATGAGCACAGATATGTCTTCAACTGATACCTCTGGCCTTGCTGTGTCACCCTCCTTTCCATACTCGACTAAGGATGGTGATAGCGATAATGAGGTTGATGATGCAAATGATATGGAGTTGTGCAGACAAGCTGGAAATGGCTCGCCTCTCAGCGCAAACATAACTACTGATGCGCATGAAGGCACATGTTTTGATGCATATGTAGATCCCCTATCACAATACCCACATATCCCTAGATCTTTGCCAGAGCCGACCCCATATCCTGAACCTAGGATACCAGTGGAAGGGTGTATTTTCCCCATGCAAGAGCCAAATATGAAATTATGGATTTTGAAAAATCTTACTCGGGAAGAAAGAATAGCCAAACAGAAGTATTTATTACAAACTCCCATTCGAACTTTATCCGAGTATCCATTCATGTCGCAGAATATTTTGGTTCATGAACAGGCTGTTAGACCGCTGTTGGTTTCATATTTATCCACTTTAAAACATAACCGGCGTGTTAAAGATGTTCTTTTGAAGAAACGCTTCTTGGAACTGCAGCGCGATTGGGAATCCAAGTGCGAGAAGATGGACAAGATGAGCGAGCGCGTTCGGAATCAAGATTATCTGGAAAAGAGAAGGCGAGAAGAGGAAGCCCGTCAACGTGAAGAAGAACAACGTGATCAGAAGGATAATCATGGAAGTGGTTTATCACGTCGTCGTAATCGCGCAGATTTCGTTGATGATGCAGAAATTGAATCTGTACTTTTGCAGATTGATCCTGATTACAAACATCATCAATTAGCGGCTTCCATTCCGCCAATGATTTTAGATCCGATAGGAAGATATTCGCTTAAGTTTAAGGATGTCAATAATTTGGTTACTGATAAGGATGCATGGGCTTCGAGGGTTTTAACGGACGCTATAGACACTTTCTCACCGACAGAACATGATATGTTTGTGGACGCTTACTTATCATACCCCAAACGATTTGGTAAGATTTGTGCGTATATGGGTGGTTTCAGATCTCCGCAAGAATGTGTTCTACACTACTACAGGACAAAGAAAGCTGTGAACTATAAAAAGCTAATTGTGGAAAAAAATAAGAAACGTAAAGTTTCCAACGTTAAACGTCGGAAGGAAAAGGAAAAGGAGAGATCAAAGCAAAAGAATGACACTCCTGAGGCAGAGGAACTTACCTCGCTCAATAATGGAATTGAGGAGGCGTATCATGATAAAGGAAAGCCGAAGGTTATAATGGAGCAAGTGGAGATTAAAGTTGACAACAATAATATTGATAATGATGATAATAATACTAATGACACTACTAATAATGATTATGATTATGACCTTGCTGCCAGAAGCAGAAGTTCTGTAAATGATTTTGGAGGCAAAGTTGAAACACAAAATCATGACCACTTCCCCAATGAGAATGAAAATATAATTACGGATACAGCTTCTACTAATATGGAGCCGACGCCGAATGACGTCGCCGTGAATGAAAATACTACGGAAGATGAGGAAGATTATCCGCGTAATTTGGAAGCAGCGCCTCACGATGTAGTCGCTTCGGTCCAACCAACAGAAAACAAGGAGGAAACGAACAAGAAGCGTCCACTAGACGAGTGCAAATCTGAAGGTGCCGACACATCTTTGCTAGAAAGACAGTTGTCTTTTACCGGGTCAGATTTGGCGAGGGATCATGTTCAAATGGTCAAGTCAGATAGCAAGGAGGCAGTAACAGATGATAGCGATACATCGAGTAAGGTTATCAAGAAAAAAACGAAGCATGGCGAATCAAACCATAGATCCAGCTATTGGAGCGTGAGAGAGAGTGACCTATTTCCCAGCTTGTTGAAGCAGTATGGTTCTCAATGGCACTTGATTTCCGAGAAACTTGGCACTAAGTCCACCACAATGGTCCGGAATTATTACCAACGAAAAGCTGCTGCCAAAGGATGGCAGCCACTTCTGGAGCAGGGAAATGCTGTATTTGCTCGTATGCAAGAAGGCCAAAGCCCAACAGGTACCAGTGTAAACGTTGAAAACGATAGCCCGGCGGGTGATGGAATGTCTCTTCCACAGGCACCAGCTCTTGGTTATTTCAACATTAGTAAGGCGGCGGCCTCTGCTGGAACATTTTCTAACATTCGCGCTGCCTCTCATGACCTCTCTTCGGGCTATGAGCCACCTGTTCCCGCTGCTACGTCTAACCATCCAGGCATATCCAGCCACCAGAACTCTGTCCCAGAACGCAAAAGCCCATCGAACTCTCTGAGCACATCTACCCCTCCAACACTAAAGCTGACTAGCGCTGCACCCATATCTTCAGTGCAACATTCTGTTCATTTCAACCCAGAAACCCAGAAGTTGGAACCCCATGCATTTGACGTCAGCCGTCGCTCATCGATCCGCAGCATCCTCAACGATAATTGTGCTACTGTCTCTCAAAAGGCAGCTTCGCCTGGGCCAAGGAAGATCGATACCGCAAATGCCAACGTTATAATCCAGGAACTACGCACCTCCGCCTTCGGCACCACAGCGCCGCAAACGAATCCGCATTTCCCCCTGCCACCTCATATGCAGAAGCAGACATCATGGGGATCCATTAGTTCCATCCTGAATAACGCGCAGCCGATTTCGCCTGCCGCTCCCAAGCTGCCAGTTCCACATCAGGGTAAACCCCCAGCGTTGAATCTGATGGCTCACAAAGTGTCGGACCGTGGCCCTTTGGCACATACACTGCCCCCTGTGCTTCCTTCGGTTGCACACTCAGTTGCACACTCGGTTAGTCTGCCATCTCATACATCAGCCTTTAATTTTGCAAGCGATCCGCTTGCTGCGTTGGCTGCTGTAGCTTCGGCTCCGGAGGCATTAGGCTTACTTTCTACTGATTCGGCACCCGATGTAAAAAACAACGCTGATCCTCGCTCCGCTTCTTCACATAAATGA
- a CDS encoding nucleobase:cation symporter-2 family protein (NOHBY658; No homolog in Saccharomyces cerevisiae; Non-syntenic homolog of Kluyveromyces lactis KLLA0D04356g), whose amino-acid sequence MVVVDNSRGGAFAYYAGKLRNKVATRRGLLGDYDYKYLFTPQIFKRQEKRQPFFSINAEIPVVLGVLLGLQHALAMLAGVITPPILIAAAANFDSETQQYLVGASLVVSGLLSMVQITRVRIPYTNYYIGSGMLSVVGTSFGVLPLVQSIIPIMYQTGYCGMDEQGSPLPCVRGYGALLGTSCVCALWEVLLSFMPARFLKKLFPSVVTGSVLLTMGASLVKSGFQDVLGGSGCVGGMCPHEGAPMAAPYGSARFLGLAFLVYTTIIVCERWGAPIMKSCSVIVGLLVGCIVAGACGYFDGSGISSARAVSFPWIQTFPLNVYGPAVIPFLVVYTLLLMETLGDLTASMEVSRLEMEGALHESRLQGGLTGDGLIGVLAGLMTITPMSTFAQNNGVIAITRCASRTVGYWACFILIIMGVFTKFAAAIVAIPKPVLGGMTSFLFTSVLVSGLKIISTIRFTRRDRFVLTAALMPGIASVLIPDWFSHVFNYQGDNHALQGLLNGVTIIMQSSYCLAGFIATILNLLLPQDMELADDNDWEGSSADKSSMKELDAVQMDSLVPQYGDFEAAHDSSLKTKQRVGASAV is encoded by the coding sequence ATGGTGGTAGTTGATAATAGCCGCGGAGGCGCATTCGCATACTACGCGGGTAAGCTGCGAAACAAGGTAGCGACGCGGCGCGGGCTTTTAGGCGACTACGACTACAAGTACCTGTTCACGCCGCAGATATTCAAGCGCCAGGAGAAGCGTCAGCCATTTTTCTCGATCAATGCAGAAATCCCGGTGGTGCTTGGGGTGCTGTTGGGGCTGCAGCACGCGCTGGCGATGCTGGCGGGCGTGATCACACCGCCAATTCTGAtagcggcggcggcgaaCTTTGACAGCGAGACGCAGCAGTACCTAGTGGGCGCGTCGCTGGTGGTGAGCGGGCTTCTGTCGATGGTGCAGATCACGCGCGTGCGGATTCCTTACACGAATTATTACATTGGTTCTGGGATGTTGTCGGTGGTGGGCACGAGTTTCGGTGTGCTGCCGCTGGTGCAGAGCATCATACCAATTATGTACCAGACCGGCTACTGCGGTATGGATGAGCAGGGGTCACCGCTACCGTGCGTGCGCGGCTACGGGGCGCTGCTCGGAACGTCGTGCGTGTGTGCGCTGTGGGAGGTGCTGCTGAGTTTTATGCCCGCGCGCTTTCTGAAGAAGCTATTTCCCAGCGTGGTGACTGGTAGCGTGCTGCTAACTATGGGCGCGTCGCTAGTCAAGTCCGGGTTCCAGGACGTGCTGGGGGGGTCTGGCTGTGTGGGCGGCATGTGTCCCCACGAGGGCGCGCCCATGGCGGCCCCGTACGGCAGCGCCCGCTTCCTCGGGCTTGCGTTCCTCGTGTATACCACAATTATTGTGTGCGAAAGATGGGGCGCACCGATAATGAAGTCCTGTAGTGTCATCGTCGGCCTGCTCGTCGGTTGCATCGTGGCAGGCGCCTGCGGCTACTTTGACGGCTCGGGCATCAGCTCTGCGCGAGCCGTCTCGTTCCCGTGGATCCAGACATTCCCGCTCAACGTGTACGGGCCAGCCGTGATTCCGTTCCTCGTCGTCTATACGCTTCTGCTCATGGAAACGCTCGGTGACCTGACGGCGTCTATGGAGGTGTCGCGCCTGGAGATGGAGGGTGCGCTGCACGAGTCGCGGCTACAAGGCGGGCTAACTGGCGACGGGCTGATCGGCGTCCTCGCTGGCCTGATGACCATCACGCCCATGTCAACCTTTGCGCAGAACAATGGCGTCATCGCCATCACGCGCTGCGCCAGCAGAACGGTCGGCTACTGGGCCTGCTTCATCCTTATCATCATGGGTGTCTTCACCAAGTTTGCAGCCGCCATCGTCGCCATTCCGAAGCCCGTATTGGGTGGCATGACCTCCTTTCTCTTCACCTCCGTCCTCGTCAGCGGCCTCAAAATCATCTCCACTATCCGCTTCACCCGCCGCGACCGCTTTGTTCTTACAGCGGCGCTGATGCCGGGCATTGCCTCGGTGCTCATCCCGGACTGGTTCAGCCATGTCTTCAACTACCAGGGCGACAACCACGCTCTACAGGGCCTTCTAAATGGGGTTACCATCATCATGCAGTCCAGCTACTGTCTAGCTGGCTTCATTGCAACTATCCTCAACCTCCTGCTCCCCCAGGACATGGAGCTCGCGGACGACAACGATTGGGAGGGCAGCTCTGCCGACAAGAGCTCGATGAAGGAGCTCGACGCCGTGCAGATGGACAGCCTTGTGCCGCAGTACGGCGACTTCGAGGCCGCCCACGACTCCTCGCTCAAGACAAAGCAACGCGTGGGGGCTAGTGCGGTCTGA